One part of the Chrysemys picta bellii isolate R12L10 chromosome 14, ASM1138683v2, whole genome shotgun sequence genome encodes these proteins:
- the AKTIP gene encoding AKT-interacting protein isoform X2 — MNPFWSMSTSSSRKRPETEEKTLTGELRTSPPRTSTKKQLPSIPKNAVPMTKPASPAPSSQSTNGTHASYGPFYLEYSLLAEFTLVVKQKLPGVYVQPSYRSALMWFGVIFIRHGLYQDGVFKFTVYIPDNYPDGDCPRLVFDLPVFHPLVDPLSGELDVKRAFAKWRRNHNHIWQILMYARRVFYKIDTTSPLNPEAAVLYEKDIQLFKSKVVDSIKLCSSHLFDQPKIEDPYAISFSPWNPAIHDEAREKMLTQKKPEDQHCKSMQVSGLSWVKPGSVQPFSKEEKTMPT, encoded by the exons ATGAACCCTTTCTGGAGCATGTCTACAAGTTCCTCACGCAAG AGACCTGAAACTGAAGAAAAGACTCTGACTGGAGAGTTGAGAACCAGTCCTCCACGCACCTCTACAAAGAAACAGCTGCCTTCTATTCCAAAAAATGCTGTGCCGATGACCAAGCCTGCTTCTCCTGCCCCTTCATCCCAGTCTACGAATGGAACACATGCCTCCTATGGGCCTTTCTACTTGGAATACTCTCTCCTTGCAGAATT CACTTTGGTCGTAAAGCAGAAGCTGCCAGGAGTTTATGTGCAGCCATCTTACAGATCAGCATTAA TGTGGTTTGGAGTAATATTCATAAGACATGGCCTCTACCAGGATGGTGTGTTCAAATTTACAGTCTACATCCCTGACAATTACCCAGATGGCGACTGCCCC CGATTGGTGTTTGATCTACCAGTCTTCCACCCACTAGTAGATCCTCTCTCAGGTGAATTAGATGTGAAAAGAGCATTTGCAAAATGGAG GCGAAACCATAATCACATATGGCAAATACTAATGTATGCTCGCAGAGTCTTCTACAAGATTGATACGACCAGTCCTTTGAATCCGGAAGCTGCAGTGCT ATATGAAAAAGACATTCAGCTGTTCAAAAGTAAGGTGGTAGACAGTATCAAACTATGCAGCAGTCACTTATTTGATCAGCCTAAAATAGAAGATCCCTATGCAATTAG CTTTTCTCCATGGAATCCAGCTATACATGATGAAGCTAGAGAGAAGATGTTGACTCAGAAA AAGCCAGAAGATCAGCACTGCAAAAGcatgcaggtgtctgggctgtcCTGGGTAAAGCCTGGTTCAGTGCAGCCTTTCAGTAAAGAAGAGAAGACCATGCCTACCTAA
- the AKTIP gene encoding AKT-interacting protein isoform X3 → MNPFWSMSTSSSRKRPETEEKTLTGELRTSPPRTSTKKQLPSIPKNAVPMTKPASPAPSSQSTNGTHASYGPFYLEYSLLAEFTLVVKQKLPGVYVQPSYRSALMWFGVIFIRHGLYQDGVFKFTVYIPDNYPDGDCPRLVFDLPVFHPLVDPLSGELDVKRAFAKWRRNHNHIWQILMYARRVFYKIDTTSPLNPEAAVLYEKDIQLFKSKVVDSIKLCSSHLFDQPKIEDPYAISFSPWNPAIHDEAREKMLTQKKRQDKATSESLRKGGQSDIPAKSQR, encoded by the exons ATGAACCCTTTCTGGAGCATGTCTACAAGTTCCTCACGCAAG AGACCTGAAACTGAAGAAAAGACTCTGACTGGAGAGTTGAGAACCAGTCCTCCACGCACCTCTACAAAGAAACAGCTGCCTTCTATTCCAAAAAATGCTGTGCCGATGACCAAGCCTGCTTCTCCTGCCCCTTCATCCCAGTCTACGAATGGAACACATGCCTCCTATGGGCCTTTCTACTTGGAATACTCTCTCCTTGCAGAATT CACTTTGGTCGTAAAGCAGAAGCTGCCAGGAGTTTATGTGCAGCCATCTTACAGATCAGCATTAA TGTGGTTTGGAGTAATATTCATAAGACATGGCCTCTACCAGGATGGTGTGTTCAAATTTACAGTCTACATCCCTGACAATTACCCAGATGGCGACTGCCCC CGATTGGTGTTTGATCTACCAGTCTTCCACCCACTAGTAGATCCTCTCTCAGGTGAATTAGATGTGAAAAGAGCATTTGCAAAATGGAG GCGAAACCATAATCACATATGGCAAATACTAATGTATGCTCGCAGAGTCTTCTACAAGATTGATACGACCAGTCCTTTGAATCCGGAAGCTGCAGTGCT ATATGAAAAAGACATTCAGCTGTTCAAAAGTAAGGTGGTAGACAGTATCAAACTATGCAGCAGTCACTTATTTGATCAGCCTAAAATAGAAGATCCCTATGCAATTAG CTTTTCTCCATGGAATCCAGCTATACATGATGAAGCTAGAGAGAAGATGTTGACTCAGAAA
- the AKTIP gene encoding AKT-interacting protein isoform X4, translating to MNPFWSMSTSSSRKRPETEEKTLTGELRTSPPRTSTKKQLPSIPKNAVPMTKPASPAPSSQSTNGTHASYGPFYLEYSLLAEFTLVVKQKLPGVYVQPSYRSALMWFGVIFIRHGLYQDGVFKFTVYIPDNYPDGDCPRLVFDLPVFHPLVDPLSGELDVKRAFAKWRYEKDIQLFKSKVVDSIKLCSSHLFDQPKIEDPYAISFSPWNPAIHDEAREKMLTQKKKPEDQHCKSMQVSGLSWVKPGSVQPFSKEEKTMPT from the exons ATGAACCCTTTCTGGAGCATGTCTACAAGTTCCTCACGCAAG AGACCTGAAACTGAAGAAAAGACTCTGACTGGAGAGTTGAGAACCAGTCCTCCACGCACCTCTACAAAGAAACAGCTGCCTTCTATTCCAAAAAATGCTGTGCCGATGACCAAGCCTGCTTCTCCTGCCCCTTCATCCCAGTCTACGAATGGAACACATGCCTCCTATGGGCCTTTCTACTTGGAATACTCTCTCCTTGCAGAATT CACTTTGGTCGTAAAGCAGAAGCTGCCAGGAGTTTATGTGCAGCCATCTTACAGATCAGCATTAA TGTGGTTTGGAGTAATATTCATAAGACATGGCCTCTACCAGGATGGTGTGTTCAAATTTACAGTCTACATCCCTGACAATTACCCAGATGGCGACTGCCCC CGATTGGTGTTTGATCTACCAGTCTTCCACCCACTAGTAGATCCTCTCTCAGGTGAATTAGATGTGAAAAGAGCATTTGCAAAATGGAG ATATGAAAAAGACATTCAGCTGTTCAAAAGTAAGGTGGTAGACAGTATCAAACTATGCAGCAGTCACTTATTTGATCAGCCTAAAATAGAAGATCCCTATGCAATTAG CTTTTCTCCATGGAATCCAGCTATACATGATGAAGCTAGAGAGAAGATGTTGACTCAGAAA AAGAAGCCAGAAGATCAGCACTGCAAAAGcatgcaggtgtctgggctgtcCTGGGTAAAGCCTGGTTCAGTGCAGCCTTTCAGTAAAGAAGAGAAGACCATGCCTACCTAA
- the AKTIP gene encoding AKT-interacting protein isoform X1, whose product MNPFWSMSTSSSRKRPETEEKTLTGELRTSPPRTSTKKQLPSIPKNAVPMTKPASPAPSSQSTNGTHASYGPFYLEYSLLAEFTLVVKQKLPGVYVQPSYRSALMWFGVIFIRHGLYQDGVFKFTVYIPDNYPDGDCPRLVFDLPVFHPLVDPLSGELDVKRAFAKWRRNHNHIWQILMYARRVFYKIDTTSPLNPEAAVLYEKDIQLFKSKVVDSIKLCSSHLFDQPKIEDPYAISFSPWNPAIHDEAREKMLTQKKKPEDQHCKSMQVSGLSWVKPGSVQPFSKEEKTMPT is encoded by the exons ATGAACCCTTTCTGGAGCATGTCTACAAGTTCCTCACGCAAG AGACCTGAAACTGAAGAAAAGACTCTGACTGGAGAGTTGAGAACCAGTCCTCCACGCACCTCTACAAAGAAACAGCTGCCTTCTATTCCAAAAAATGCTGTGCCGATGACCAAGCCTGCTTCTCCTGCCCCTTCATCCCAGTCTACGAATGGAACACATGCCTCCTATGGGCCTTTCTACTTGGAATACTCTCTCCTTGCAGAATT CACTTTGGTCGTAAAGCAGAAGCTGCCAGGAGTTTATGTGCAGCCATCTTACAGATCAGCATTAA TGTGGTTTGGAGTAATATTCATAAGACATGGCCTCTACCAGGATGGTGTGTTCAAATTTACAGTCTACATCCCTGACAATTACCCAGATGGCGACTGCCCC CGATTGGTGTTTGATCTACCAGTCTTCCACCCACTAGTAGATCCTCTCTCAGGTGAATTAGATGTGAAAAGAGCATTTGCAAAATGGAG GCGAAACCATAATCACATATGGCAAATACTAATGTATGCTCGCAGAGTCTTCTACAAGATTGATACGACCAGTCCTTTGAATCCGGAAGCTGCAGTGCT ATATGAAAAAGACATTCAGCTGTTCAAAAGTAAGGTGGTAGACAGTATCAAACTATGCAGCAGTCACTTATTTGATCAGCCTAAAATAGAAGATCCCTATGCAATTAG CTTTTCTCCATGGAATCCAGCTATACATGATGAAGCTAGAGAGAAGATGTTGACTCAGAAA AAGAAGCCAGAAGATCAGCACTGCAAAAGcatgcaggtgtctgggctgtcCTGGGTAAAGCCTGGTTCAGTGCAGCCTTTCAGTAAAGAAGAGAAGACCATGCCTACCTAA
- the AKTIP gene encoding AKT-interacting protein isoform X6: MTKPASPAPSSQSTNGTHASYGPFYLEYSLLAEFTLVVKQKLPGVYVQPSYRSALMWFGVIFIRHGLYQDGVFKFTVYIPDNYPDGDCPRLVFDLPVFHPLVDPLSGELDVKRAFAKWRRNHNHIWQILMYARRVFYKIDTTSPLNPEAAVLYEKDIQLFKSKVVDSIKLCSSHLFDQPKIEDPYAISFSPWNPAIHDEAREKMLTQKKPEDQHCKSMQVSGLSWVKPGSVQPFSKEEKTMPT, translated from the exons ATGACCAAGCCTGCTTCTCCTGCCCCTTCATCCCAGTCTACGAATGGAACACATGCCTCCTATGGGCCTTTCTACTTGGAATACTCTCTCCTTGCAGAATT CACTTTGGTCGTAAAGCAGAAGCTGCCAGGAGTTTATGTGCAGCCATCTTACAGATCAGCATTAA TGTGGTTTGGAGTAATATTCATAAGACATGGCCTCTACCAGGATGGTGTGTTCAAATTTACAGTCTACATCCCTGACAATTACCCAGATGGCGACTGCCCC CGATTGGTGTTTGATCTACCAGTCTTCCACCCACTAGTAGATCCTCTCTCAGGTGAATTAGATGTGAAAAGAGCATTTGCAAAATGGAG GCGAAACCATAATCACATATGGCAAATACTAATGTATGCTCGCAGAGTCTTCTACAAGATTGATACGACCAGTCCTTTGAATCCGGAAGCTGCAGTGCT ATATGAAAAAGACATTCAGCTGTTCAAAAGTAAGGTGGTAGACAGTATCAAACTATGCAGCAGTCACTTATTTGATCAGCCTAAAATAGAAGATCCCTATGCAATTAG CTTTTCTCCATGGAATCCAGCTATACATGATGAAGCTAGAGAGAAGATGTTGACTCAGAAA AAGCCAGAAGATCAGCACTGCAAAAGcatgcaggtgtctgggctgtcCTGGGTAAAGCCTGGTTCAGTGCAGCCTTTCAGTAAAGAAGAGAAGACCATGCCTACCTAA
- the AKTIP gene encoding AKT-interacting protein isoform X5 — MTKPASPAPSSQSTNGTHASYGPFYLEYSLLAEFTLVVKQKLPGVYVQPSYRSALMWFGVIFIRHGLYQDGVFKFTVYIPDNYPDGDCPRLVFDLPVFHPLVDPLSGELDVKRAFAKWRRNHNHIWQILMYARRVFYKIDTTSPLNPEAAVLYEKDIQLFKSKVVDSIKLCSSHLFDQPKIEDPYAISFSPWNPAIHDEAREKMLTQKKKPEDQHCKSMQVSGLSWVKPGSVQPFSKEEKTMPT, encoded by the exons ATGACCAAGCCTGCTTCTCCTGCCCCTTCATCCCAGTCTACGAATGGAACACATGCCTCCTATGGGCCTTTCTACTTGGAATACTCTCTCCTTGCAGAATT CACTTTGGTCGTAAAGCAGAAGCTGCCAGGAGTTTATGTGCAGCCATCTTACAGATCAGCATTAA TGTGGTTTGGAGTAATATTCATAAGACATGGCCTCTACCAGGATGGTGTGTTCAAATTTACAGTCTACATCCCTGACAATTACCCAGATGGCGACTGCCCC CGATTGGTGTTTGATCTACCAGTCTTCCACCCACTAGTAGATCCTCTCTCAGGTGAATTAGATGTGAAAAGAGCATTTGCAAAATGGAG GCGAAACCATAATCACATATGGCAAATACTAATGTATGCTCGCAGAGTCTTCTACAAGATTGATACGACCAGTCCTTTGAATCCGGAAGCTGCAGTGCT ATATGAAAAAGACATTCAGCTGTTCAAAAGTAAGGTGGTAGACAGTATCAAACTATGCAGCAGTCACTTATTTGATCAGCCTAAAATAGAAGATCCCTATGCAATTAG CTTTTCTCCATGGAATCCAGCTATACATGATGAAGCTAGAGAGAAGATGTTGACTCAGAAA AAGAAGCCAGAAGATCAGCACTGCAAAAGcatgcaggtgtctgggctgtcCTGGGTAAAGCCTGGTTCAGTGCAGCCTTTCAGTAAAGAAGAGAAGACCATGCCTACCTAA